A section of the Carya illinoinensis cultivar Pawnee chromosome 12, C.illinoinensisPawnee_v1, whole genome shotgun sequence genome encodes:
- the LOC122289134 gene encoding small heat shock protein, chloroplastic-like yields the protein MASTMALRRVTAPALFSKLLNPFRSTSVAPSLSRSFSSESQLADFDKHDRAVDVDRRSDRSVSRRGFPALFTDVFDPFSPTRSLSQVLNLMDQFLDNPFVAASQGLGAGSRRGFDVKEDNKALYLRMDMPGVDKDKVKVNVEQNTLIIQGEGEKESDDDENVRRYSSRLDLPPDLYKLDAIRAEMKNGVLKVVVPKVEEEERKDVIQVKVE from the exons ATGGCATCTACTATGGCTCTTAGAAGGGTCACCGCTCCAGCTCTCTTCTCCAAGCTCCTCAATCCATTCCGCTCCACCTCGGTTGctccctctctttctcgctCCTTCAGTTCCGAGTCCCAGCTCGCCGACTTTGACAAGCACGACCGTGCCGTCGACGTCGACCGCCGCTCCGACCGTTCCGTCTCTCGCCGTGGTTTCCCCGCCCTCTTCACTG ATGTGTTCGATCCCTTCTCCCCGACAAGGAGCCTGAGCCAGGTGCTCAACCTGATGGATCAGTTTCTGGATAACCCATTTGTAGCAGCGTCCCAAGGCCTGGGAGCGGGGTCGAGGCGAGGCTTTGACGTGAAGGAGGACAACAAGGCTCTCTACCTTCGAATGGATATGCCGGGGGTTGACAAAGACAAGGTGAAGGTGAATGTGGAGCAGAATACTCTGATTATCCAAGGCGAGGGCGAGAAGGAATCAGATGACGATGAGAACGTGAGAAGGTACTCGAGCAGGCTTGATTTACCTCCGGATCTTTACAAGCTCGACGCGATCAGGGCCGAGATGAAGAATGGGGTTCTGAAGGTTGTGGTGCCAaaagtggaggaggaggagaggaagGATGTGATCCAAGTGAAAGTTGAGTGA
- the LOC122289132 gene encoding uncharacterized protein LOC122289132, whose protein sequence is MYPSDMAPWVVDVVMMFFVCFLSLSHTDQAKTDWELTRKENSRFEQQLINLKKSAIESIHEDEDIYECIDFYKQPGFNHPFWKNTTIQMKRKLYIDAMKTKTSLSSNIGLKNGGCPYGTVPIMRVDEDDLARASKINSKIYQPNIDDEEPGHHYAILRTKPDPTRMIDGIQAFFSNFLPEGIDGSQYSSFRMTLSNGLDSLKAGFTVNPLLFRDNKIRLFTHVVMDGKTQCFNQQCPGYIQLSSQIPLGWPLHNISIAGGEQYATKLRLIKDYISTRPSSTELVWKLLFDEGSVIIGFWPTTIFGQLSEFGNQADWGGEVYSPLDQPSPAMGTGIRPRWKKWDPNYSAHSRLVAIAYGNSQSQSEFINPNDAEVYESDPKSYSILDIGYVENENIGRVIIYDGPGGLKSA, encoded by the exons ATGTATCCATCGGACATGGCTCCATGGGTAGTGGACGTCGTGATGATGTTTTTCGTATGCTTTCTCTCGCTGAGCCACACTGATCAGGCTAAAACAGATTGGGAGTTGACGAGAAAGGAAAATTCCAGATTCGAGCAACAACTTATAAATCTTAAGAAGTCTGCAATCGAAAGCATTCAT GAGGACGAGGACATATATGAGTGTATTGATTTTTACAAACAACCAGGTTTTAATCACCCTTTTTGGAAGAATACTACAATTCAG ATGAAAcgtaaattatatatagatgCAATGAAAACCAAAACGAGTTTATCATCGAATATTGGGTTGAAAAATGGAGGTTGTCCTTATGGAACAGTTCCAATTATGAGAGTCGATGAAGATGACTTGGCAAGAGCttccaaaataaattcaaagatatACCAGCCAAATATAGATGATGAAGAACCCGGACATCAT TATGCAATACTTCGAACAAAACCCGATCCAACTAGGATGATTGATGGAATTCAAGCATTCTTCAGTAACTTCCTCCCTGAAGGAATCGATGGATCTCAATACAGTTCATTTCGCATGACACTTTCAAACGGCCTTGACAGTTTAAAAGCAGGATTTACg GTAAATCCCTTGCTATTCAGAGACAACAAAATTCGACTATTTACGCATGTCGTG ATGGATGGAAAAACCCAATGTTTTAATCAACAATGTCCTGGATATATACAACTCAGTTCTCAAATACCACTAGGTTGGCCTCTCCATAATATTTCAATTGCAGGTGGAGAGCAATATGCCACAAAATTGCGACTCATCAAG GATTATATAAGTACGAGGCCAAGTTCAACGGAATTAGTATGGAAATTACTATTTGATGAAGGGAGTGTTATCATTGGGTTTTGGCCAACAACAATATTCGGCCAACTGAGTGAGTTTGGAAATCAAGCAGATTGGGGAGGAGAAGTTTACAGTCCATTAGACCAACCAAGTCCTGCCATGGGTACTGGCATTCGTCCACGCTGGAAAAAATGGGACCCAAACTATTCAGCTCATAGTCGGCTTGTTGCAATTGCATATGGGAATTCACAATCTCAATCTGAATTCATAAATCCAAACGATGCAGAGGTATATGAATctgatccaaaatcatatagcATTCTCGATATTGGATATGTTGAGAATGAAAATATTGGACGTGTGATTATATACGACGGTCCCGGTGGATTAAAGAGTGCTTGA
- the LOC122290248 gene encoding uncharacterized protein LOC122290248, with the protein MDSRVEYNILIVFFLCFLLLSHAEGDSTWELSRKQEFQFEQQLLNLKKSAIKSIQTDGDIYDCIDFYKQPGFSHPFWKNTPFQTKRKLFMEAMKTNVSLPLSFGLKDGGCPYGTVPIMRIDEDGLTRAKMSSKLYLTEPGHHYAILQTKPDLTKKIEGIQASFSCFNAKGIDGSQYSSFRMMLSNNLDSIKTGLTVNPLLFKDNKTRIFTHVVMDGRTQCFNYQCPGYIHLNPQIPLGNPINHVSVVGGDQQYATKLQVRKEYINTTELGWTLRVEENIVLGFWPTTIFNKLREFGNYADWGGEVYSPLDQPSPAMGTGIRPRGYQWSTANSAHSRFVAIIYEDFQSEFERPSYVDTKVYESDPKTYTILNIGHRKKMFGDYLILYDGPGGITSN; encoded by the exons ATGGATTCAAGGGTAGAGTACAATATCTTGATAGTTTTCTTCTTGTGCTTTCTATTGCTGAGCCACGCTGAGGGAGACTCAACTTGGGAGTTATCGAGAAAGCAAGAATTCCAATTTGAGCAGCAACTTCTAAACCTTAAGAAGTCTGCAATCAAAAGCATTCAA ACAGATGGAGACATATACGATTGTATTGACTTCTACAAACAGCCAGGATTCAGTCACCCTTTTTGGAAGAATACCCCATTTCAG ACGAAACGTAAATTATTTATGGAAGCAATGAAAACCAATGTGAGTCTACCATTGAGTTTTGGTCTAAAAGATGGAGGTTGTCCATATGGAACAGTTCCAATTATGAGAATTGATGAAGATGGCTTGACAAGAGCCAAAATGAGTTCAAAATTGTATTTGACAGAACCAGGACATCAT TACGCAATACTTCAAACAAAGCCTGATCTAACTAAGAAGATTGAGGGAATTCAAGCATCCTTCAGTTGCTTCAACGCCAAAGGAATCGATGGATCGCAATATAGTTCATTTCGGATGATGCTTTCAAACAATCTTGACAGCATAAAAACGGGATTGACG GTAAATCCATTGCTATTTAAAGACAACAAAACTCGTATATTTACACATGTCGTG ATGGACGGGAGAACACAATGTTTTAATTACCAATGTCCGGGATATATACACCTCAATCCACAAATACCTCTAGGTAATCCAATCAATCATGTTTCAGTTGTCGGTGGAGATCAGCAGTATGCTACAAAATTGCAAGTCCGTAAG gaatatataaatacaacaGAATTGGGGTGGACATTACGAGTAGAAGAAAATATCGTACTGGGTTTTTGGCCAACAACTATATTCAACAAATTGAGGGAGTTTGGTAACTATGCTGATTGGGGAGGAGAAGTTTACAGTCCGTTGGATCAACCTAGTCCTGCTATGGGTACCGGCATCCGTCCACGTGGATACCAATGGTCCACTGCCAACTCGGCACATAGTCGTTTTGTTGCAATTATATATGAAGATTTTCAATCTGAATTCGAGAGACCCAGTTACGTTGATACAAAAGTGTATGAATCTGATCCAAAAACATACACTATTTTAAATATTGGTCATAGGAAGAAAATGTTTGGAGactatttgattttatatgatgGGCCAGGTGGAATAACAAGCAATTGA
- the LOC122288899 gene encoding uncharacterized protein LOC122288899, translating into MMASRVDNISIVFLLSFLLVSHTHEAESTWELSRKEEFQFEQQLINLKKSAIKSIQTDGGIYDCIDFYKQPGFTHPFWKNATFQMKHKLFMEAMRTSGNLPPSIGLKDGGCPYGTVPIMRIDEDGLARAKMNTKIMYLSNINEEPGYHYAILQTKPALTRKIEGIQASFSAYNTKGVDGLQHSSFRMMLSNGLDSIKTGFTVNPLLFKDDKTRLFTHVVMDGRTQCFNNLCPGYIHLDPQIPLGWPVDTISIVDGEQYSIKLQVLKEYIGRGPNTTEFVWTLRFELENTILGFWPTSIFSKLSEFGDYADWGGEVYSPLDQPSPIMGTGIRPLRYQWSTARSAHSHFVAIAYEDSQSEFENPNDTEVYESDPETYSILDIGVRKDKGSDYLIVYDGPGGIKSN; encoded by the exons ATGATGGCTTCAAGGGTAGACAATATCTCGATAGTTTTTTTGTTAAGCTTTCTTTTGGTGAGCCATACTCATGAGGCTGAATCAACTTGGGAGTTGTCGAGAAAGGAAGAATTCCAATTTGAGCAACAACTTATAAATCTTAAGAAGTCCGCAATCAAAAGCATTCAA ACGGATGGAGGCATATACGATTGTATTGACTTCTATAAACAACCAGGATTTACTCACCCTTTTTGGAAGAATGCCACATTTCAG ATGAAACATAAATTATTTATGGAAGCAATGAGAACCAGTGGAAATTTACCACCGAGTATTGGTCTAAAGGATGGAGGTTGTCCTTACGGAACAGTTCCAATTATGAGAATTGATGAAGATGGCTTGGCAAGAGCCAAAATGAATACAAAGATCATGTATCTGTCAAATATAAATGAAGAACCAGGATATCAT TATGCAATACTTCAAACAAAACCTGCTCTAACTAGGAAGATTGAGGGAATTCAAGCATCCTTCAGTGCCTACAACACCAAAGGAGTTGATGGATTGCAACACAGTTCATTTCGCATGATGCTTTCAAACGGTCTTGACAGTATAAAAACAGGATTTACG GTAAATCCACTGCTATTTAAAGACGACAAAACTCGTCTATTTACACATGTCGTG ATGGACGGGAGAACACAATGTTTTAACAACCTATGTCCGGGATATATACACCTCGATCCACAGATACCTCTAGGTTGGCCAGTCGATACCATTTCAATTGTCGACGGAGAGCAATATTCCATAAAATTGCAAGTGCTTAAGGAATATATAGGTAGAGGGCCAAATACAACAGAATTTGTGTGGACATTACGATTTGAACTAGAGAATACCATACTCGGTTTTTGGCCAACGAGTATATTCAGCAAATTGAGTGAGTTTGGTGACTACGCTGATTGGGGAGGAGAAGTTTACAGTCCGTTGGATCAACCAAGTCCTATTATGGGTACCGGCATCCGTCCACTAAGATACCAATGGTCCACGGCACGCtcagcacatagtcattttgtTGCAATTGCATATGAAGATTCGCAatctgaatttgagaatccCAACGATACAGAGGTGTATGAATCTGATCCAGAAACATACAGTATTTTAGATATTGGTGTACGTAAGGATAAAGGATCAGACTATTTGATTGTATATGATGGCCCAGGTGgaataaaaagtaattaa